Below is a window of Cryobacterium sp. PAMC25264 DNA.
TCGACAACCGGAGTGTACGTCACTCCTCCGACACATGCCAGCGGACCCGGCCGGCCGGGCCGGGTCTGGCACGCCGGTTCGGGCAGGATGCCGGTTCGGGGTAGACCGGGCGGCACGGTGGGGGCACTCTGTCTTGCATGTCGACGAATCCGGAGTTCCTCGAGGTCAATCCACTGTTCGCCCGGCCGGGGGAGGCCACGCTCGCCCCGCGATATACGCTCGGTGACACCATGATGGGGCCGGACACGGCCTTCCAGATCGTCCACGACGAGATCAAGCTCGACGGGATCTCCAGGCTCAACCTGGCCACGTTCGTGAGCACCTGGATGGACGACCAGGCCAGACGGCTGTACACCGAGTCCTTCGACAAGAACATGATCGACAAGGACGAGTACCCGCAGACGGCGGCCATCGAGGACTACTGCTGGCACATCATCGCCGACCTCTGGCACGCGCCCGAGCCGCGCACCACCATCGGTACCTCCACGATCGGGTCGTCGGAGGCCTGCATGCTCGGCGGACTGGCCTTCAAGCGACGCTGGCAGCAGGCCCGTCGCGCTGCCGGTCTCTCCACGGAGAAACCCAACCTGGTGATGAGCAGTGCGGTGCAGGTCTGCTGGGAGAAGTTCTGCAACTATTGGGACGTCGAGATGCGCCTCGTGCCGGTGACGGACGAGCATCCGTGCCTGGACGGCCACGACCTGGCCGACTACGTCGACGAGAACACCATCGGTGTCGTCGCGATCATGGGGGTGACCTACACGGGCATCTACGAGCCGGTGCAGGAGATCGCCGCGGCCCTCGACGAGATCCAGGCGCGCACGGGACTGGACGTACCCATCCACGTGGACGCGGCATCCGGCGGCATGATCGCCCCGTTCCTGCAGCCGGACCTGGTGTGGGACTTCCGGTTGGAGCGGGTGCACTCGATCAGCACCTCGGCGCACAAGTACGGCCTGGTCTACCCGGGGTTGGGTTG
It encodes the following:
- a CDS encoding glutamate decarboxylase gives rise to the protein MSTNPEFLEVNPLFARPGEATLAPRYTLGDTMMGPDTAFQIVHDEIKLDGISRLNLATFVSTWMDDQARRLYTESFDKNMIDKDEYPQTAAIEDYCWHIIADLWHAPEPRTTIGTSTIGSSEACMLGGLAFKRRWQQARRAAGLSTEKPNLVMSSAVQVCWEKFCNYWDVEMRLVPVTDEHPCLDGHDLADYVDENTIGVVAIMGVTYTGIYEPVQEIAAALDEIQARTGLDVPIHVDAASGGMIAPFLQPDLVWDFRLERVHSISTSAHKYGLVYPGLGWVVWRSPDLLPEDLIFRVSYLGGDMPTLALNFSRPGAQVLLQYYLFLRLGFEGYRMVQQASQDVAMYLSKGIAEHGAFTLVSDGSDIPVFAWRLAEGHTDKWNLFHLSDRLRARGWLVPAYPMPDDLSDRIVQRIVVRNGLSLDLASRLLTAISEETAYLDRLDGPMPVEEHQPGFTH